The following nucleotide sequence is from Primulina tabacum isolate GXHZ01 chromosome 2, ASM2559414v2, whole genome shotgun sequence.
TGAAGTTAAATGTTACCTGTTCTGAGTACTCTACACCTTTGGCACCGTACGACTTTGCTATTGCCtctatttttttcttaataCTTGTATCCAGAGGATACAAAAATTTCAAAGGTTGAGTAGCATTCTCACAGGCTTTTTGAACTGCAATCCCAAGATCTACCTGAAATTGGAAAACAAATAGTTGAGCGAAAGTTGAAAGGCCGAGTTGGTATTAGTTGTTTTCAAGATGGATCATAATGAACACTCTTAACCAAACACTTGACAGCGTAAGAACAGGATTGTGAAACAAATTGATAATGAAACATTTTTTAATAAGATGCTAAAAGCGAGCAACTGACCGCTCCTCTCCCTCCATGAGCATGGTGAGTGCAAATTACAGCATCGAAAGCTCCAGCAGATAATGCTGCATTCTTGACTGCATTTAGTTCTACGTCAGAATCAGTCGAAAACTTGTTGACAGCCACGACAACATTTACGCCATAAGATTTCGTGTTTGAAATATGTCTAACCAAGTTAACACAGCCAGCTTCAACAAGAGCCACATTCTCTGTCACATAGGCACGATCCAGAGGCTTCCCAGCCACAACCTCGGGCCCTCCACCATGCATTTTGAGTGCCCTTATCGTGGCCACAATAACAGCACATTGAGGCGTCAAACCACTATATCGACACTTTATATTCATGAACTTTTCCGTGCCAATATCAGCACCAAACCCTGCTTCTGTGATAACAAAACCACCAGGTCCAGCAAGCTTAAGGCCAATTTTATCAGCAACTATAGAGGAGTTTCCATGTGCAATATTAGCAAAAGGGCCGGCATGGACAAGAACAGGGGTGCCTTCAAGAGTTTGCATAAGTGTAGGGTTAATGGCATCTTTCATCAGTACAGTCAAAGCGCCACCAACTCCAAGATCATCAGCTGTGACAGGATCACCAGCTTTGCTATTTCCAATAACCATTTTCCCAAGTCTCTCTCTCATATCGGATAGTGAAGTTGTGAGAGCTAAGACTGCCATAATTTCACTAGCGACTGAAATATCGAAACCTGTTTCTCGTGTCATACCCTTCTCTTCGGGGCCCTGACCAATCGTGATTTTTCTCAAAAACCGGTCATTTACATCCATCACTCTTCTCCATGTGATGGAACTTGGATCAATATCAAGCCTGGCAAATTTATTTACTTCCTCTGGTGTAAGTTCTTCAGGCTTGGATTTAGAGATGCCAAGTTTACTCAAACGCCTAAACATTATTTCACTAAAACTCTTTTTACCTTCTTTATTTGGTGGGCAAAGGCGGTTCAAAAGAGCTTTGTCGGATTGCGTAGATTCATGGAAGATTCTGGTATCAATTGCCGCAGCAAGAAGGTTATTTGCAGCAGTTATTGCATGAATATCCCCAGTTAAGTGAAGATTAAACTCGTCCATCGGAATTACTTGGCTATAGCCTCCACCAGCAGCACCCCCTTTAATACCAAAAGTTGGTCCTTGTGACGGCTGACGAACGCATGTAACAACCTAAGAGAAACAGAATATCAGGATTCGATTTCTTGAGTATCATTGAGAAATGGGAACAAATGATAAGCTTATGACAAAGAAAACAAATCAGGGTACGCCAAAATCTAAGAAAGCCAAAGAATACCTTTTTATCAAGAAAAGCTCCCAATGCTTGGCATAGACCAACAGTGGTAGTGGACTTGCCTTCTCCAAGAGGCGTTGGAGTAATCCCTCCAACCACAACGTAATACCCATCAccatttctttgaagttcatCAAGCACTGATAACAAAACCTATCAATACTCAAAAAACACCCTGATTAATCCCCAAATCTCCAACAGCCAAAAGCCAAAAGACAAAGAATAAACTTGGATTGTTGTCATTGCTAAACCTCGTTTCCATTATTACCAACATATCACCTTCCCCATTTGGCAGCTAATTTGTAGCCGATATAATGCCACTTCCTATAAAATATCCAATATTGGAAAAGACGAAACTAGTAGTACAAAAGTTAAGAGGAGTCGAGAAAACATGTATGAACCCATCATCATTTCCAAAGATAGGACATAGTTGTACCCCTTATCTTTCAGATCTGTTATGAGATTCAACTACATGGCCTGTCCTTAAATAAATCTCATTACTCAAGCCTTTAATGTGGACCAACAAACGAATTAATGAGTTTCTTTCTTTTAATTAGCAGAGTCTCCCAATACACAGAAGATGATCAACACCCACCTTCACcaagaaacatgattttttcTCAAAGCTCAACCATATATGACCAGGCCTCGAAAATGGGTAGAAGACAAAaactaaacaaaacaaaacacagAGAAACACACAAGGGTGTGCGCCTTAAAGAATAACTGAGATAAAAGGGATGCCACAAATATATGTAACATAATACCTTAGCCTTGTACTTTCCATAGAGATCATAATGATGAGGGGTGAGATTGAGCTCTTCGGCAATTTTGGAGATGTGAAGGGGCTCGACTGAATTGGCTATATCAATATCTGCTGGGACTGGTGACGCAACCTCCAATTTTCTCACTGTCTTCCCCATTCAAATCTCGAATCTTGGACGGTTTCCTTTTTGTATATTTGTTTCAAGATTTGGATCCAGACTCTGAATCCTGATAAATCTTCTTGACTTGCTTAAAACAAGAAAAGTGCAGGGAAATCTTAGGAATCTAAGCTCAG
It contains:
- the LOC142522110 gene encoding formate--tetrahydrofolate ligase, coding for MGKTVRKLEVASPVPADIDIANSVEPLHISKIAEELNLTPHHYDLYGKYKAKVLLSVLDELQRNGDGYYVVVGGITPTPLGEGKSTTTVGLCQALGAFLDKKVVTCVRQPSQGPTFGIKGGAAGGGYSQVIPMDEFNLHLTGDIHAITAANNLLAAAIDTRIFHESTQSDKALLNRLCPPNKEGKKSFSEIMFRRLSKLGISKSKPEELTPEEVNKFARLDIDPSSITWRRVMDVNDRFLRKITIGQGPEEKGMTRETGFDISVASEIMAVLALTTSLSDMRERLGKMVIGNSKAGDPVTADDLGVGGALTVLMKDAINPTLMQTLEGTPVLVHAGPFANIAHGNSSIVADKIGLKLAGPGGFVITEAGFGADIGTEKFMNIKCRYSGLTPQCAVIVATIRALKMHGGGPEVVAGKPLDRAYVTENVALVEAGCVNLVRHISNTKSYGVNVVVAVNKFSTDSDVELNAVKNAALSAGAFDAVICTHHAHGGRGAVDLGIAVQKACENATQPLKFLYPLDTSIKKKIEAIAKSYGAKGVEYSEQAEKQIEMYSKQGFSNLPICMAKTQYSFSHNASEKGAPSGFVLPIRDVRASIGAGFIYPLVGTMSTMPGLPTRPCFYDIDLDTATGKVIGLS